Proteins from one Carassius gibelio isolate Cgi1373 ecotype wild population from Czech Republic chromosome A25, carGib1.2-hapl.c, whole genome shotgun sequence genomic window:
- the LOC127947247 gene encoding carboxypeptidase A2, with protein MRVYLAVIALLAAVHSEELFNGDHVLRVHAESEDHIQILKELERDVNSGLDFWTHAVSTERPVDIRVPHSSLNAVKVFLKKSNIPFTVMINNVQELLVREREEMVHNAEMERKTKSFNFAAYHDLETIYKFMDTLVENHSNLISKEKIGSTFENRPMYVLKFSTGGEKKPAIWIDAGIHAREWISHATAVWLADRIATDFEKNRALVPSILGHVDIYLMIVANPDGYVFTHHSPNTHYRLWRKSRSVTSNPKCPGVDLNRNWDAHFGGPGASDDPCAEDYRGPSVQSEIEVKNIADFIMSHGNFKSFMTLHSYKQLLMYPYGYSGTDAPDKPELHYVATQASKALNSWHGTVYKVGSIFHTIEPASGASADWAYLRGIKYSFAFELRDTGKYGFLLPADQIVSTAMETWLALKYIMKHVCDHPY; from the exons ATGAGAGTCTATCTAGCAGTCATTGCGCTCCTGGCTGCAGTTCACTCCGAGGAGCTCTTTAATGG AGACCATGTTCTCAGAGTCCATGCAGAATCTGAAGACCACATTCAGATTTTGAAGGAGCTGGAAAGAGATGTGAATTCTGGG CTGGATTTCTGGACCCATGCCGTCTCCACTGAACGACCTGTTGACATCCGTGTGCCTCACTCCAGTCTGAATGCTGTCAAGGTTTTCCTCAAGAAAAGCAACATCCCTTTCACTGTCATGATCAACAATGTGCAG GAACTTTTggtcagagagagagaagaaatggTTCACAATGCAGAAATGGAACGCAAGACCAAAAGCTTCAATTTCGCTGCCTATCATGACCTCGAGACT ATTTACAAGTTTATGGACACCCTTGTTGAAAATCACTCTAACTTGATCTCTAAAGAGAAGATTGGCAGCACTTTTGAGAACCGTCCCATGTATGTCTTGAAG TTCAGCACTGGTGGAGAGAAAAAACCTGCAATCTGGATTGATGCTGGAATCCATGCGAGGGAGTGGATTTCTCACGCTACTGCAGTGTGGCTTGCTGACAGG ATTGCCACAGACTTTGAGAAAAACCGTGCCCTTGTGCCCAGTATCCTTGGACACGTGGATATTTACTTGATGATTGTTGCCAATCCTGATGGATACGTGTTCACTCACCACTCTCCCAAT ACGCATTACCGTTTATGGCGTAAGAGTCGATCTGTGACCTCTAACCCTAAATGCCCTGGTGTTGACCTCAACAGAAACTGGGATGCTCATTTTGGTG GTCCTGGAGCAAGCGATGACCCCTGTGCTGAAGACTACCGCGGTCCATCTGTTCAATCTGAGATTGAAGTGAAAAACATTGCAGATTTCATCATGAGCCATGGTAACTTCAAATCCTTCATGACCCTCCACTCCTACAAGCAGCTCTTAATGTATCCCTATGGCTACAGTGGCACAGATGCTCCTGACAAGCCTGAACTG CATTATGTGGCCACACAGGCAAGCAAAGCTCTCAATTCCTGGCATGGCACCGTTTATAAAGTTGGAAGCATTTTCCACACTATTG AACCAGCTAGTGGTGCAAGTGCGGACTGGGCTTATCTACGTGGCATCAAATATTCCTTTGCTTTTGAGTTGCGTGACACTGGCAAATATGGATTCCTCCTGCCTGCCGACCAGATCGTTTCCACTGCAATGGAGACGTGGCTTGCTCTCAAATACATTATGAAACACGTTTGTGATCACCCTTACTGA
- the LOC127946810 gene encoding V-type proton ATPase subunit E 1 produces MALSDAAVQKQLKHMMAFIEQEANEKAEEIDAKAEEEFNIEKGRLVQTQRLKIMEYYEKKEKQIEQQKKIQMSNLMNQARLKVLKARDDMVKDLLNEARQRLADIAKNPNEYSTLLEGLVLQGFYQLLEPKVIIRCRKDDVAMVQAAVKKNIPIYKETVKHNIEVRIDENSFLSPDISGGVEVYNADGKIKVSNTLESRLDLLSQQMMPEIRVQLFGANQNRKFMD; encoded by the exons ATGGCGCTCAGCGATGCCGCTGTTCAGAAACAG CTCAAACACATGATGGCCTTTATTGAACAGGAAGCCAATGAGAAGGCAGAAGAAATTGATGCGAAG GCAGAAGAAGAGTTTAATATTGAAAAGGGACGACTGGTACAGACTCAGAGGTTGAAAATAATGGAGTACTATgagaagaaagagaaacagattgaacaacagaagaaaat CCAAATGTCGAATTTGATGAACCAGGCCAGACTGAAGGTACTCAAAGCCCGTGATGACATGGTTAAG GATCTCCTTAATGAAGCACGACAACGGCTGGCCGACATTGCCAAAAACCCAAATGAGTACTCCACACTGCTGGAAGGCTTGGTGTTACAG ggattttatcagctgttggagCCCAAGGTTATAATTCGGTGCAGGAAGGATGATGTAGCGATGGTGCAG GCTGCTGTTAAGAAAAACATCCCTATTTACAAAGAGACAGTAAAGCATAATATTGAAGTGCGCATCGATGAGAACAGCTTCCTGTCCCCTGACAT CTCAGGAGGTGTTGAAGTCTATAACGCTGATGGCAAAATCAAAGTGTCCAACACACTGGAGAGCAGACTGGACCTTCTATCGCAACAG ATGATGCCTGAGATCAGAGTGCAGCTGTTTGGTGCGAACCAGAACCGCAAGTTTATGGACTAG
- the LOC127947433 gene encoding suppressor APC domain-containing protein 1-like has protein sequence MEQALLSFATPMASYTVVIVPLRNSPNSLDALQFFLWVKKMKDLEREKDLLWIGLQALEQVREKLCYNPEDHMEVQDQFKKGEMRKVFPDTSTLLLAQIHRVNRTLRNLLCDSRNPTDPAIEGTEGHQPSPTDSEESASF, from the exons ATGGAGCAAG CTTTGCTTTCCTTCGCAACTCCAATGGCATCTTACACAGTGGTCATTGTCCCTCTCAGGAACAGTCCTAACAGTCTGGATGCATTGCAGTTCTTCCTTTGG GTGAAGAAGATGAAGGACTTGGAGAGGGAAAAGGACCTTTTGTGGATTGGATTGCAGGCTTTAGAGCAGGTGCGAGAGAAATTATGCTACAACCCAGAAGACCACATGGAAGTGCAAGACCAGTTCAAGAAAGGAGAGATGAGaaaa GTGTTTCCAGACACCTCCACCCTACTGTTGGCTCAGATCCACAGAGTGAACAGGACCTTGAGGAATCTACTGTGTGACTCCAGGAATCCCACTGATCCTGCAATAGAAG gtactGAAGGACATCAGCCCTCTCCTACCGATTCAGAAGAAAGTGctagtttttaa